In a genomic window of Saccharothrix sp. HUAS TT1:
- the egtC gene encoding ergothioneine biosynthesis protein EgtC produces the protein MCRHLGYLGPAVPVSALVHDPPNSLVRQSYAPRDMRGGGTVNVDGYGVGWYPEPGGPALRYRRTGTIWSDENLLALSRVTRSGAVLAAVRSATVGMPVVDTACAPFTDGQWLFSHNGRVSDWPWSVADLAGTLPVTALLTLDAPTDAALLWALVRSRLAAGVAPAAALASVVSEVGAAAPGSRLNLLLTDGTVLAGTTWSHSLWVRAGDGAVTLASEPLDDDPRWREVPDGHVVAADVSAVDVQPIGRG, from the coding sequence ATGTGCCGCCACCTGGGTTACCTGGGCCCCGCCGTGCCCGTTTCCGCGCTCGTGCACGACCCGCCGAACTCGCTGGTCCGGCAGTCCTACGCGCCGCGGGACATGCGCGGCGGGGGCACGGTCAACGTCGACGGCTACGGCGTGGGGTGGTACCCCGAGCCGGGCGGTCCGGCGTTGCGCTACCGCCGCACGGGCACCATCTGGTCCGACGAGAACCTGCTCGCGCTGAGCCGGGTCACCCGGTCCGGCGCGGTGCTGGCCGCGGTCCGGTCGGCCACGGTCGGCATGCCGGTCGTGGACACCGCCTGCGCGCCGTTCACCGACGGGCAGTGGCTGTTCAGCCACAACGGCCGGGTCTCCGACTGGCCGTGGTCCGTCGCGGACCTGGCCGGGACGCTGCCGGTGACCGCGCTGCTGACGCTGGACGCGCCGACCGACGCGGCGCTGCTGTGGGCGCTGGTGCGGTCCCGGCTCGCCGCCGGGGTCGCGCCGGCCGCCGCGCTGGCGTCCGTCGTGTCCGAAGTGGGCGCCGCCGCGCCCGGCTCGCGGCTGAACCTGTTGCTCACCGACGGAACCGTGCTGGCCGGCACGACGTGGTCCCACTCGCTGTGGGTCCGCGCCGGCGACGGCGCGGTGACGTTGGCCTCCGAGCCGCTGGACGACGACCCGCGCTGGCGGGAGGTGCCCGACGGGCACGTCGTCGCGGCTGACGTGTCCGCTGTGGACGTTCAACCGATTGGACGAGGATGA
- the egtB gene encoding ergothioneine biosynthesis protein EgtB codes for MTSTDQSHIDRVRDRIAAQLTRARDRSRLLTDAVDDHDLVRQHSKLMSPLVWDFAHIGNQEELWLVRDVGGREPVRADIDELYDAFKHARSVRPELPLLGPAEARRYVGEVRNKVFDVLERTPLEGHRLIDGGFAFGMIVQHEQQHDETMLATHQLRVGEPVLDAPPPPRGGPVGPAEVLVPGGPFTMGTSTEAWALDNERPAHQVVTDPFFIDTTPVTNGAYEAFIADGGYRDPRWWSEAGWAHVRKASLVAPRFWERVGDQWHRTAFGRTRPIDPDQPVVHVCHHEAEAYARWAGKRLPTEVEWEKAARFDPATGRSRRYPWGDEDPTEAHANLDQRHLEPAPVGAYPAGASALGVHQLIGDVWEWTSSDFRGYTGFEVFPYAEYSQVFFGPDYKVLRGGSFGSDQAAVRSTFRNWDYPIRRQIFAGFRCARDASRDELV; via the coding sequence ATGACCAGCACCGACCAGTCCCACATCGACCGCGTTCGCGACCGGATCGCCGCCCAGCTCACCAGGGCCCGCGACCGCAGCAGGCTGCTCACCGACGCGGTGGACGACCACGACCTCGTCCGCCAGCACTCCAAGCTGATGTCGCCGCTGGTGTGGGACTTCGCGCACATCGGCAACCAGGAAGAGCTGTGGCTGGTCCGCGACGTGGGCGGCCGCGAGCCGGTCCGCGCGGACATCGACGAGCTGTACGACGCGTTCAAGCACGCCCGGTCGGTCCGGCCGGAACTGCCGCTGCTCGGGCCCGCCGAGGCCAGGCGGTACGTCGGCGAGGTGCGGAACAAGGTGTTCGACGTGCTGGAGCGCACCCCGCTGGAGGGCCACCGGCTGATCGACGGCGGGTTCGCGTTCGGCATGATCGTGCAGCACGAGCAGCAGCACGACGAGACCATGCTGGCCACCCACCAGCTGCGCGTCGGCGAACCGGTGCTGGACGCGCCGCCGCCACCGCGCGGCGGTCCGGTGGGGCCGGCCGAGGTGCTGGTGCCCGGCGGGCCGTTCACCATGGGCACGTCGACCGAGGCGTGGGCGCTGGACAACGAGCGGCCCGCGCACCAGGTCGTCACCGACCCGTTCTTCATCGACACCACCCCGGTCACCAACGGCGCGTACGAGGCGTTCATCGCCGACGGCGGCTACCGCGACCCGCGGTGGTGGAGCGAGGCCGGGTGGGCGCACGTGCGGAAGGCGTCGCTGGTCGCGCCCCGGTTCTGGGAGCGCGTCGGCGACCAGTGGCACCGCACCGCGTTCGGCCGCACGCGGCCGATCGACCCGGACCAGCCGGTGGTGCACGTCTGCCACCACGAGGCCGAGGCGTACGCGAGGTGGGCGGGCAAGCGGCTGCCCACCGAGGTGGAGTGGGAGAAGGCGGCCCGGTTCGACCCGGCGACCGGCCGGTCCCGCCGCTACCCGTGGGGCGACGAGGATCCGACCGAGGCGCACGCGAACCTCGACCAGCGGCACCTGGAGCCCGCGCCGGTCGGCGCGTACCCGGCGGGCGCGTCCGCGCTGGGCGTGCACCAGCTCATCGGCGACGTGTGGGAGTGGACCAGCTCGGACTTCCGCGGCTACACCGGGTTCGAGGTGTTCCCGTACGCGGAGTACTCGCAGGTCTTCTTCGGCCCGGACTACAAGGTGCTGCGCGGCGGGTCGTTCGGCAGCGACCAGGCGGCGGTGCGCTCGACCTTCCGGAACTGGGACTACCCGATCCGGCGGCAGATCTTCGCCGGCTTCCGCTGCGCGCGGGACGCCTCGCGGGACGAGTTGGTCTGA